The genomic window TCCGTTCCGTGCGGTCCGCCGGGGCGACTAGGGGTGTGATCCAGGTCACGTCAGGTTCTTGTCAGGTAACTGGCCGTGAGCCGTCAGACCGCTCTGTTTGCATGTGCTCATCGAGGCCTCGAAGCAGTCCCCCGGCGCTCCGCCCGACCGGAGCCCCCACCACCGAGGAGAGACCATGGCCGACACACTGACCGACACCGCGTCCGACCCGAGCGGGCAGTGCCCCGAGTACCCGATGCCCAGGGCGACGGGCTGCCCGCTCGCACCGCCGCCGGCCGCGGCGGAGCTGCGGGGCGAGAAACCGATCACCAAGGTGCGGATCTGGAACGGCAACACCCCATGGCTGATCACCCGCCACGCCGACCAGCGGACCCTGCTCACCGACCCGCGCGTCAGCAACGACGACCACGAGCCGGACTTCCCCCACGTCAACGCCCACCGTGCGGCCATCGCCCCGCACACCCCGAAGCTCATCACCAACACCGACGCACCCGAGCACACCCGGCTGCGCCGGTCGGTCAACGCGCCGTTCCTGGTGAAGCGGATCGAGGCCATGCGCCCGTCCGTGCAGAAGATCGTCGACGACCTGATCGACGCCATGCTGGCCGGCCCCAACCCGGCCGACCTGCTCACCGCGCTGGCCCTGCCCGTGCCCTCCCTCGTCATCGCCGAACTGCTCGGCGTGCCGTACAAGGACCACGACTTCTTCCAGGAGAACAGCAACCGCGTCCTCGACAGCTCCCTCTCGCCGGAGGAGGCGGGCGCGGCCGGCCGTGCCCTGGGCCAGTACCTGGACACGCTGTTCCGGGAGAAGCTCGCCGAGCCGGCGGACGACGTGCTGTCGGAGATGGCCGGCCGGGTCAAGAACGGCGAGATGGCGCACGAAGAGGCCGTCAACATGGGCGTCGCCATGCTGATCGCCGGCCACGAGACCACCGCCACGATGATCAGCCTCGGCACGCTCGCCCTGTTCGAACACCCCGACCAGCTCGCCGTGCTGCGCGAGACCGACGACCTGAAGGTCGTCAACGGCGCCGTCGACGAACTGCTGCGCTACCTCTCCATCGTCCAGTCGGGCCTGCGCCGCGTCGCCAAGGAGGACATCGAGGTCGGCGGCCAGGTCATCCGCAAGGGCGACGGTCTCCTCTTCGACCTCCAGACCGCCAACTGGGACCCGGAGGCGTTCCCGGACGCCGAGCGCCTGGATCTGAGCCGCCCCGCCCGCCAGCACAACGCGTTCGGCTACGGCCCTCACCAGTGCCTGGGGCAGAACCTCGCCCGCCTGGAGCTCCAGGTCGTCTACGGCACGCTCTACAAGCGCATCCCCACCCTGAGCCCGGCCGCCCCGATCGACCAGCTGGCTTTCAATCACACCGGCACCGCGTACGGCGTGAAGTGCCTGCCCGTCACCTGGTGACCGCCCCCCACAAGTACCAAGAACCCAGGAGCAATCCATGCGTGTGGAACTCGACGAACCGAAGTGCGTGGCCTCCGGCCAGTGTGTGATGGCCTCTCCCGAGGTGTTCGACCAGCGGGACGACGACGGTGTCGCGATCCTGCTGGAGGAGCACCCCGCCGACGACCTCATGGACGGCGTGCAGGAGGCCATCGCGATCTGTCCGGCCGCCGCGATCCGACTGGTGGACCAGTGAGGCGGATCCTGGTCGTGGGTGCCTCGGCCGCCGGACTGGCGGCGGCCGAGACGCTGCGCCGCGAGGGCTACGACGGCACGCTCACCCTCGTCGGCGACGAACCCCACGCCCCGTACGACCGGCCCCCGCTGTCCAAGCAGCTCCTCTCCGCGGAGTGGGACACCGACCGGCTGACCCTGCGCACCCCGGCCCATCTCGACGGGCTCGACCTGGACCTGCGCCTCGGGACCGCCGCGACCGGCCTCGACCTCAGGAGACGCGAGGTACGGCTGGCCGACGGATCGAAGGTGCCGTACGAGGGACTGGTGATAGCCACCGGTGTACGGCCGCGTCGGCTGCCCGGTGAGGGCGCGCATGTGCTGCGTACCCTGGACGACGCCCTGACGCTGCGGGAGCGGCTGACGCCGGGGACGCGCCTCGTCGTGGTCGGCGCCGGGTTCCTCGGCGCGGAGGCCGCGGCCGTCGCCTGGCGGCTGGGCGCCAAGGTCACCCTCCTCGAACCGGCGCCGGTGCCGCTGGCGCACGCGGTCGGCGGGGAGGTCGGCGCGGTGCTGTCCCGGGCCCACCTCGACCACGGGGTCGATCTGCGCACCGGCGTCACCGTCACCGAGGTGACCGAGGACGGGGTACGGCTCGCGGACGGCGAGGTGATCGAGGCCGACGAGGTACTGGTCGCCATCGGCTCCCTGCCCAACACCGAGTGGCTGGTCGACAGCGGCCTGGCCGTCGGCGACGGTGTGCTGTGCGACGAGTACTGCGAGGCCGCGAAGAACGTGTACGCGGCCGGTGACGTCGCCCGCTGGTACAACCCGCTGTTCGGGACCTCGATGCGCATCGAGCACCGTACGCACGCGGTCGAGCAGGGCATGGCGGCCGCCCGCAACCTGCTCAACGCCGAGGCCCGCAAGCCGTTCG from Streptomyces sp. DSM 40750 includes these protein-coding regions:
- a CDS encoding cytochrome P450, which produces MADTLTDTASDPSGQCPEYPMPRATGCPLAPPPAAAELRGEKPITKVRIWNGNTPWLITRHADQRTLLTDPRVSNDDHEPDFPHVNAHRAAIAPHTPKLITNTDAPEHTRLRRSVNAPFLVKRIEAMRPSVQKIVDDLIDAMLAGPNPADLLTALALPVPSLVIAELLGVPYKDHDFFQENSNRVLDSSLSPEEAGAAGRALGQYLDTLFREKLAEPADDVLSEMAGRVKNGEMAHEEAVNMGVAMLIAGHETTATMISLGTLALFEHPDQLAVLRETDDLKVVNGAVDELLRYLSIVQSGLRRVAKEDIEVGGQVIRKGDGLLFDLQTANWDPEAFPDAERLDLSRPARQHNAFGYGPHQCLGQNLARLELQVVYGTLYKRIPTLSPAAPIDQLAFNHTGTAYGVKCLPVTW
- a CDS encoding ferredoxin, whose amino-acid sequence is MRVELDEPKCVASGQCVMASPEVFDQRDDDGVAILLEEHPADDLMDGVQEAIAICPAAAIRLVDQ
- a CDS encoding NAD(P)/FAD-dependent oxidoreductase — protein: MRRILVVGASAAGLAAAETLRREGYDGTLTLVGDEPHAPYDRPPLSKQLLSAEWDTDRLTLRTPAHLDGLDLDLRLGTAATGLDLRRREVRLADGSKVPYEGLVIATGVRPRRLPGEGAHVLRTLDDALTLRERLTPGTRLVVVGAGFLGAEAAAVAWRLGAKVTLLEPAPVPLAHAVGGEVGAVLSRAHLDHGVDLRTGVTVTEVTEDGVRLADGEVIEADEVLVAIGSLPNTEWLVDSGLAVGDGVLCDEYCEAAKNVYAAGDVARWYNPLFGTSMRIEHRTHAVEQGMAAARNLLNAEARKPFAPVPYFWSDQYDMKVQAYGYPRGHDEVAVVDGDLAERRFVAVYRTDDRVTGALAVGMPPKAIRQWRQAIASGAGWRETFPPERPARPEEADHGGTAA